Genomic DNA from Setaria italica strain Yugu1 chromosome V, Setaria_italica_v2.0, whole genome shotgun sequence:
GCGATATTCAATATTTTTGTTAGCAGTATATCACTATTTTGTTCATCGTACTTAATTTTTTTCGTGACGTACAATCTTTCTATTCGTATTATACCATTTTTTGtttcatgtttaattttttgttcGCAGAAAATAGTTATTTATTCGTGATGTTCAAGTGTTTGTTCGCATGAGTCAGAACTAATTAATCTGCatctaaaaaattatttttttaaaaaaatattattgaaatatagtcaagtggggtcttattttgaagatcttgttgtaaaaaatataattatGCAATTAAAACTTAATTTTAATTTGGATGCTTGGTTTAggagttataattttttttagttttcctATATTTTCTTCGGTAATTATTATATGCACTAGTCAAGCGGGGAGGATGACAACTGCAGATTTTGTTGCCTCTGGCGACGTGTAGACGCACCCGGTCGTGGCTGCCTACTCGCATCAATAGATACAAGCCGCCTCACACGTGAATTTCCAAGGACAATAACTCTTTGGAATcccttttatttcttttatttatttatttcacgGTGCAGAAAGACCGTTGCCGCAAACTATAAAGCATCccaccccttttcttttccgaGCCCAAGACCATGACACACGGTGATGCTATTTCTCTTTTGAAGCGTAACGATCTCACATTCTCACCCGGAATCTTCGAGCATCGTTGGAAGATGGACAGGGAATAACCTCTTTTTCAGAGCTACTCCTTCTGTCCCAGGATATATTACGTTTAAACTTTTTCAAAATTAAATCTTCTCAACTTTAACTGCGAATGGAGAAATAATCATAAAAattaataacataaaaataatgTTAGTTGATTTATCATGAAAACAATTATTATAATATGCAaccttttctatttgaaataaattatttttagagatattgttggtcaaagttaaaaagatttgaCTTTTGAAAAAGCTACGTAGGGAGTATACGATAGCTTCGACCATACATCCATAATGAACTCTTGATGGTCCTGTGCTCTCTCTAGTCTCTAGTCACTGGTTCATCAATGGTAAGTTTCACCAGTTTGGCATCAGCCACTGTAGCACTCAGCAAAACGTTTACCGGTTTGGCATCAGACGCTCCAGCACTCTGAACAAAACTATTCAGTGACTGATCTATCATATGCAGCAACTTCTGTTATATGGGCTTTTGTTGCCATGACAAGTTACCCTACATGTCAAAAAAAATTTTGCGAACCTGCAAAATACCACAGGAAGTTTTCAGGAGTACAATTGGAGTTTGAGGATAAACATTGCACCCAGACTCAGAACAGCATCATGATCATGCATACACAGCATGACTGATAAATGGAGCCATCAAAAGACTACAATACCCACACTAAGGTTACTCGTCTACCAAACCAGGAGATTTATCTTTCACTGCGTACGGAGACGCTATTTTCATGAAACTAGGGTATATTACACCGTCAAAGTTACTGCAGAAAATATAACTGCAGTATTGACATCCCTTGTTTCAAAGAGGTCTCCTGTAGATCAGGCCGGATACAATTAAAAGATGGGGGTCAAGCTAATAGAGTAGACCCAATAATCAACTGATACTGTTAGAAATTGAAGGTGCAAAAATGCCATAAATCAAATGTGTTTATCTGTTCATGTCCCGTCATTTGAGTTCCAATAGAAGTCACTTCTTTCAGTCGAGTAACCATACGGCAGATGAGGTCCATAAACGACACTGCCGTTCAAATATGTCATCTGGTCCACTTGTGACACTGGCTGATAAGCATTTGGAATGTTAGCATGAACTGTGGTGCTTGGAACTGAATAGATGTTAGAATTGACGTCTATCGGGTTAGCCTTTGTCCTGCCCCGGGCTGTCCGTTTGATGTCCACAGGACTGTCTGCACTGAGTCTAACCATTTGCTGCTGAATTTCATTCAGTGGATTACAAGCTATTTTTGATTTAGCACTCTTCTTTGCATCTGAAGACTTGAACTCAAGCCGGTATAAGGCAAAAGCATCACAATCATTGATCTCATATTCAAAGAGATGCCATTCATAGGTGTTGGACGGCTGTGGATCCATGTAATAGGACCTCTTCAGACCCCCAAAGTCCTTCATCACCTGCTTCCTTGATTCATGCCAACCACGGCCATTGTAATCTGGCAAGGACCGTTGCTTCCGATTTCCACTATCAAATGCCCTCCTGGGTTTGTCAAAAAACAGCCATTCTCTGATAGATTCACCTTCAAAAATGTAAAGATCGAAAAGTTCTGCAATGATACAGATGGGCCAACAATTAGTAAAAACATTTATCAATACCATGTGAAGACACAGGTTATGAAGGAGACGCTTACCAGGTGCATTCCACGGGGACTTTGAAGTAGCAGCTCCTTCACAGATAGGAATCCCAACATGTTTTCCTTGGATTTTTGCACTAAGAGCAGCAAACAGGGGGCCATCTTTCAGATCAATGCCCCTTGGACGGATCACAGGCATTGTACCTGGAGGGCCCTCTTCCTTCACAGCTAAATCAGCATGATACATGCTGCAATAATCATGCCATCTTTCTGATCCAATAGCAGGCCTGGGGCAGTCCCAGAGAGCACACTTTGGCCTCAGGAATGCAGACGGTGCTGGAGTCATTGTTGTGAGCAAATCTGACATGTGCAGGAAAACATCCCCAGTACTCTGTCCACAGTTACTCATGTCAAGATACACATTAGGGGGTAACTCTTGTGGAAAATTGAACTGTGGATATTCCAGCTGGCCAATCCCTTCCAGGTTATTGAGGACGTCTGGATTAGACCCAGAAAGGTTTATCTTGTAATCATCATCATAAAGAAAATCCTCAACCGTAAGCTCCTGATTCACATAGTACATCTGCGAGGAGTAAGGTAACATCAAACTTAAATTTGGAACGCAAGTGGCAGAAAGGTAAAATCACAAGCAACATCACCGAGCGTACAAATTACGTGCATGCTAGAATTACTCATAAAGCAGTACATAGCAGCTAAATAGTGCAGCACCAAGGACTAAGACATTAGTATTTACAATGCTAAGGAGGTACATAAGAAAGCTAAGCAACAGGCAGCAGAACTGTTCTTTCCCGTCTGGGATCTCCTCCTTTTTAATATAACAGGCAGCTCTTCTGCCGGTTCATTTCAAAAACAGGCAGCAGAATCAAAATGATTGTTATACTAGCCTACAAAGACATAAGAAAAGCTTCCTTGTACGCTTTGGAAAGCAGAATGATGCTGTTTACTTCGAAAAAATACAACAGAAATATACTGAACCCCACCATTTCCAACATCCACTGCATGCTGCATACACTTTTCACTATTGACCTCTTGCCTATAAGTGAAATTTTATACTCATTTTACCCTATGGTTCTAGTTCTCTAGAAATTGTAAAGCTTCCTACACTTGTTAGGATCAGAATCACTAATGTACTAAATTAGTGAACTTATTGTACAGAAAATGTTCAAGGATAAAAAATAGTAGGATTCTACCACATAAAATTCACTACTAAGTATTATGCTGATGTGGCTTAGTAAAATCCTGCAAAATGTGACCCCGCTAGTGACTTAAGAACTCTGATAGATATCAGTTAATTTGTATAAAAAAGTAGGACAATTTCAAGAAAAAGGACTAATCAACTCTAAATTATCCCCTGGTTCTGTCATGATCCTAGTTGCTATGGCCGCTTGCTTAGGCTTCCCCAATCTAGTTTGGTCCCCAACCCAATGTCAGGTCCTCATGTTCTTTGTCAACCTCACAGCCCTCCAAGACGTCCATACTGTGTATAACCCCCCAAGTCCAGGTGGCATTGCTACAGGCAATCATTGGTGAGACCCCACAAAGTAGACAGTTTGGCTAACATTATTCAGATCAAGCTTTTCTGCTGAGGTAACAAGGCATGCATCCCTATCACAATACACAAACTCCTGCACAAGAGGTGATGACCTGCTTGGCTTGCCATGGAAATTTACTTCCTTCAATCTAATGATGGTGGTAAAATCCACGTGCTTTGCTCAAATATTCAGCGTTAGCAGGTTCACAGGTTTGGTCCCTTCTCAGCTCTAAAAACTGTGCTTCTAGGCTTCTAAGAAATTTTACAAAAATGAAAACAGAATATGTCTCAATAATTATCACATGCATAGCTCACTAGATCCCTCTCCCAAGTATTCATTTGATTTTTTAGATGACAAAGGATCATGGTGAATTCTGCGACAGCACACCTTCTAGCAACTCATAGTGAATTCTGCTACAGCACACCTAGCAACTCCTTGCATTTTCCTCAATGTACGCTAATTTTGCTTCCATACAGCTCAAGTTTCAACAATCCAGCTAGGCCCACGGAATTACGTTGAGTTAGCAGCCACGCATGACAAAGCTAAGAAACATGGTGTGTAGAGTATGAAGGATGTAAGCAAGAttacaaagcaaaagaaaatgaCCACATAAACTGACAGTGCCTACCTCACAATGGTAAAATCACCAATGGCATTATAAAAAACTCGACCTGTTGGGGGTAAGACAGCCCCCTGCAGGTCGAGTTTTTTATAACGCCATTGGTGATTTTACCGTTGTGAGGTAGGCACTGTCAGTCTATAGAGTGATATTTCAGTGATATTTATGGAGTGCATCCTAAAATATTTGAAATAGACAGTAAGTGACATTTCACTGAACTTAAAAGATTGACTAGTACAGAGTTAAAAATTTCCTCTTCTAAAGTATAATCTCAGTCTTCAGATGTCCAAAAGGCTTAAAGATATAAAAAACACTACACATTTTTTTAGTTCATGGAACAATGTTAACATCTTTATCTGCTTTCTTTAGGTTGCAGACAAGCTTGATGCCAAAAAAGATAGCATTTAGAACTTAGAAGATCCCCTAGTATAGATCAGATATTAATACACTATTGAGGGAAAAAGAAAGCATTCATAGGTTGGCTCAAGGAGAAGTAGATGGAACTATGAAGCTCGTGGAGCAACATGTCCATAATGGGATGGAAACCGCAGGGTTATAACCATAAACTTCTATTCAGCAATGAATCAATTGATAAGTAACAGAATGAGCCAAGCAACTTGAATTCCTATAAGATCCAAATCAGAAGGAACTAGCATACACAAGGGCCACAGGTAGCCTGAGCCCCCAAGAAGCGAACACAATGACACACCAGAGACATAAACTAGAATCTTCTCATGAATTGTAACCTTCCTTAAATTATAAAAAGAAAGACTTAGATCAATATGCAACCCACTGAAAACCTCCATCTAAATCCAAAATCCAAAGTTTTTCCCGTTGTGATCATGTTGAAGAACATCAGAAGCCTGCCCCACTGTCTTGAAAACAGAGTGTGAAGCATAGGAACAATTGTCCAGTAAAATTTATCCACAAAGATGCAGGAATGACCAACAGATGTTTTAGTGAGGGGTAGGTGCTTGCAGATCACACCAACCCAACTAAAAGGACACAAAGAGACAGACCACATGGACACTGTACAAAGTCGATAAACCTAACTTAATCGTCTGACACACGATCACACTTAACCACAAATCCTAGTATCACACCAACAGTTCTATTCATAAGATCGACAGCTCGGCATTCCACTAAGATCAACAAAAATGTTCAAACTTGCATACAGCAAACAAGGAGTAATAAACTATACCTGATCATGGAATACAGCAGCCGCGGCAGGAGCACCATTAGGCAGAACCCCCTGACCCAGCAGCTGCGGCTGCGCCACTGCGACATCAACTGATTCCTCGCGCGGCTCCGGCTTCATGTCCTGGCAGCCCAGCGCGTGCCCCTGGTTTTGATTGGCTgggggcggaggtgggggaggagggggcggcggctgctgctgctgccgctgctgttgctgctcgACCAGCTTGCTCgtggcgtcgtcctcctcctcagccGTCGCCAGCTGCAGCAATCGCAGGGTCTCCGATGGCGGATCCGACACCTCCCTGGTGTTGTCCTGCCGTCGATCACAACCACCGAACCCACCCATCAGTCGCGCCACAAAAAAATGGAGGCGAAACTGATCGGAGGAAGCAGAAGGGACGGGTACCTGGAGAGATGAGGCCGGGGAGGGGGCGCTGAGCTCGGAGCGCCACTCCCGGAGCATCTGCTGGAGCTGCGCCtcgaggacggcggcgtcggccggGCGGGAGTCCTTGCGCGCGGACTGGAGGCCCGAGAACATCTCCTGGAGGTCGTCGACGCGGGTCTTGGCGCGCGCGCGGAACTGCTGGTGCCGCGACGCCGCCCGCGACGACGGCCCcttccccatcgccgccgcgatcGGTGAGCGCGGTGGAACGGAATGGATGGGGTCgtgttttttttccccctccccctctcgcGCGCCGTGTGCTCTGGCTCTGTTGCGCGAGGGAGAGATGCTCCGGCCGAGTTTTCTGGCTGCCACTTTGTTGGGTCGGGGTCGGCGGCCTTGGGAAAAGCGACGGCCGCGGCAAAAGGAGGCGGGCGACGCCGGGGCCCAGCATGCGGATTAGGAGCATCGTCGACTGGCTCGTCAAGGCCGAAAGCGTCGTCCAATAACAGCGGGACAGTGAGACCGTGACACTACCGTCGTCTCCGTGTGTTTACACGTTGTCTCCGGTCGACAAAGTGCATAGCGCAAGTAGTTACGACCTCAAAAGTTTTCTCCGTGGATTGAACTTATGGTCTATGAAGACCATAAGTACTTGTGGTCTATGAAGACCAGCGTGTTTGCTATCATagcattatttttctttttgaaaaataaaaacacgAGGACAGATATAAGTGAACCGTGTGATCTGCATTCGATAGCTTTTaatgttttcttcctttctttgaACATAAAACATGGTGTTCGTGTCTTCATTCTACTCCCATCATCACAGCTGGCAATCCCATCAAACCATGCACATATGTAGCCATGTTTTGCCTCATACTATAGCAAGCGTTTCTTACCATCTCCATGACTAGTGACACTTTACTGCCTTATCACCTCACCTATTGTTCCATTTGCATCAGCCAGGTCATCCTTCCAAGTTACAACTAAAACCAACATCACTGAACATTTGAACCCAAATCCTAGACCTGAGGTTGAGTTTCTTAGAATCTTCAACTAAAACTTCCACATTTCAAATCATTTGTGATACAGATTCAGTTGTCTTATTTTATGATTTGTTAAAAGTCATCTTTTGATTTCACAACTGTGTAAATATTTTCTCTAGCTAACATCTATGGTTTATTGTCATGTGATGTTTATTTATAAGCCTTTCATGCTAGTATATTTTATTTTCTCTAACTATACATCTATGATTTGGGCTACCGATATACTCCCTTCATTTTTCTTTATATGACATTTCTGACAAAAGTTCTAGTGCAAATATGTGATCGGAAACGTCAACTATTCATGAACATGAACAGAGGTAGTATTTTATTTATCTTATGGCTTGCTATTAAGTTGTCTTTTGATTTTGCAACCCTGTAAATTGCACGAGGGTGGTGTCCGCATTGCCACGCCCTACTCACGCGATCTACCGATTCCAATAGATCCCGCACAAACTCTGTTTGACGGACGAGATCTCTCCAACCCCGACACCGCGCTTCCTGGCTGGGAACCGGACACATCGCCCACACCTCGCCCGCTCGCCGCTGGGCGCAGCGGCTCTCGCACGGTCGCACCCTCCTCGAGCCACGTCTGCTCGCGCGAGGACACGTTAGCCCCCGCTCTCCCtggccccacatgtcattgTCACATAAACCGATATACTTAACCCCTCCTCACACTCTCcctcgcctcctctcctccggtCTCCAACCAAGGGCGTCGCGTCCCGTCGCCGAGCCAGCCATTGCCGCCTCCGGGCTCGCGAGTCGCAAGCGCAGCCGCTAGGGTTCCGTGGGGGCGAGGCCGCAGCACTATGTGGTGGAGGGCGGTGAGGGCCCGCCGGCGGATCGCCGGGGCGCGGCCGgcgtccaccgcggcggcggcggctgagaaGAGCTGCCGCGCCGTGGTGGTGCCGCGTTTCGGCGGGCCGGAGGTGCTGGAGGTCAGGCAGGGCGTGCCCGTGCCCGATCTGAAGCCGCGGGAGGTGCTCGTGCGCACGCGCGCCGTCTCCATCAACCCCTTGGACCTGCGAGTGAGCGCCCCATTTTGGACCCACGCCCCTCCCTCCATTGGATTTAACAGAATCGTCTAATGAAAAGTCTTCGCATGTTGGGAGTTCAGCTTGGTTTAGGCGTTGCAAAATTGGAGTCATTGATTAGTTTGCAATGGTTTCTTATTATTTACTGATATTTCACTCTTTTCAATATATGAAACACTGTTCTACTAAAGAACATGCATTTACAACAAAGGGTGGTGTTTCATAATTTATGATTCCAGAACGAGTAATGTGGTATTATCTGCTTTGGGCGAATATATCAGGTTAGAAATTTGAAATTAATGCAGTACATATGACTACAAATATTATGATAGATTCTGCTAAGCGGGCACAcacaaggaaaaaaatagaTGGATGATTTATTAAATTTGGGCACATATAATTGAATCTGTATTCTTATGTTGTTTGAATTGTAAAAGTGCTTTAGGACTATGTTACTCTGTTGTTTATTGTTATCTGCATGTTAAAAATGTTGTTTGTGTTTAGATGCGATCTGGCTATGGACGCTCCATATTCGAGCCACTCCTGCCTCTTATCATCGGACGTGACATCAGCGGTGAAGTTGCAGCCACAGGGACTTATGCATCATCATTTTCTATTGGGCAAGAAGTGTTCGGTGCGTTGCATCCAACAGCTCTCAGAGGGACATATGCTGATTATGCAATTCTTTCACTGGATGAGCTGACTCCCAAACCATCGACTCTCAGTCATGTGGTATGTGTCATTAAATTAGTTTCCTCAGTCATTGCTAGTATTATTTTAAGAAATGTAGTGTTAGGATCAATTTCTGTCCATTATAATGGGTGACGCTATAAGCCAAGTACGTTACTATTACCTAATTTGAAATTGGGAAACCTCGTTTCTCTTGTGCGCAATATATTCTGATCCATTTCAAGGACACAGTTTGAATTATTCGGTGAAGAGGGGCACTAGGGATGTTTGAAATTGTTATTCATGTTCATTGTTTATTAGTGGAAAGTAGTGCATCTGTTTTCTTTATGAATGAAGACCCCATTAATTTTAGTTTTTAGTCTTACTCGCATGTGCCTACGATTTTCTATAATTGAATTCAACCATTGCTATGTCGCAGGAGGCTAGTGCAATCCCATTTGCTGCATTGACTGCATGGCGTGCTTTACATGGTACGGCTCGAATTTCTGAAGGGTATGTCTGATTATATGTATACACCATTTAATAGGCAGATAGCATTTTGCTTCTGCTTCTTCAGTTGACGTTTGATACAATCAACCAACTCTTTTTTATGTTACTCTAGAAACTATTCTAATGCTGTAAAATTTAGTCTGACTGTTAGTTTCATcgtcttttccttcttctttgcttatttcttttcattttctttttttggcaTGATATGAGTCCTTATAATATGCTTGTGCAGCAAACATATAAGAAACATGGGACTGGCATAAGTTAGTTTGCTCCTATACAATTTTGCATAATTTTGAGTTTATCTTTTGTGGAAGTTCCTAGTAAATAGTAATAataaggggaaaaaaatctTGTGATGCTCTGCTCGTGACTCCTCTTTCGTTATCTTCTACTCTATCCCCAATTGTCTCGTGTTGTTCATCTGAGAACCAATCTGTTAGTTAGGCGAACAGCACATGCTTACATGCATGCTCTCTTGTCATTATCTGCAAAATGCCAATTCATTACCGATCAATTGGAAGCATATTTCAGTCTTTCCTGTGTATTCACTTGAGTTTGATGCAACTAATTGCAATTTATTAGACAAAGAGTACTTGTgattggtggaggaggagcggttGGGCTAGCTGCTGTACAGCTTGCAGTTGCTGCAGGGTGTGGGGTTTCTGCTACCTGTGGATCCCAAAGTATTGAGCGAGTTATGGGAGCTGGTGCTGAACAAGCTATTGATTACACCGCTGAGGTAAATAGCCTTTGAAACTGTTATCCTTATTCAATCTGTTTACATAATAAAACTGTTAATTCTTTTCCCTTCTAATATGCCCTTTACTTGTCCATCTTTGTGAAATCTTGGCTGAGCGTGCGAGCATCATTCTTTGTTTATAGCAGGATAGAAAATGCTGTGTTTTGTATGGGTGATTATGTAATGGTTGTATGATGCTTAATACACTGAATGGATCTTCATGGCGTTCTTTCACTGTAGTTCTATTATCGTAATAGCTGATGATTCATTTATatggagaaaaaggaaattcTGACCAAATGTTCTTTTGCCACTTTGCTCTACAAAGCTGAAGAACTGCTCAATGCTTTGCTGATGCTCCCATTCGCATAACAAACCTGTGATATTATTCTTGCAGATTTGCGGGATGCCAGAGACACTTAAATCTGTGTTTTTGCCcagcagggggggggggggggcaggtgTTTGTTTTGTTGTTAGCTGTTTTGAAGTTGCGCAACTCTGTGGGCCGTAACATAAACTTCTAATAGAAGACGCTGAAATCTTTAGTTATTCTTCTCGACTACAATTTACTGCCAATTAACATGAGTATAAATGCGTAGTCATTGTCCTTATCTGCATTTTCTTTTCAAGAAATTGAAATCCCCTTGCTTTGAGTACTGTCTTGTTCATCTTATATGGCCTGCCTTACAGGAGACAGAAGCAGCAGTTAAAGGAAAGTTTGATGCTGTTTTAGACACAATAGGAGTACCTGAGACTGAAAGAATTGGCATAAATGTTCTTAGGAGAGGTGGACACTATATGACTCTTCAGGTGATCGATCTGCATTTTGTGTTTTTTGCGCTTCTGTTGTCTCTGTCTCATGTTTGCTTATCATATTTTCCTACAATGTGATAGGGAGAAGCGGCGGCACTAGCAGATAGATATGGATTGGCTGTAGGGCTTCCTGTTGCTACTGCTGCTTTACTAAAGAAACAAATGCAGTACCGTTCTTCTCATGGAGTAGGTAATGAGCTTTTACTCTTAATACTTGAATTTCGTTTGTTTTGTGTGTCTCAATTTTGGGATCCTGGTTCCGGTCCTAAACTGTATAGGATCACAATTCTAATGAACTGAAACATTGCTCTTAATCACCAACTAGCCAAGGACAAAGCTGTTTTCAGCTAGAAGCTTATAAGAATACAATCAGATCTCCCAAATTCTTCGCTGTATCGTACGTAAATCTATCCAAACTTTAGCAGCATTCTCACAAAAAGTAATGAGTACATCTCAGAAAGAATACTAGTAACCACTAGCTAGTAGTATTTGAGAGTAACCTTCAGTATCATTTTTTAACTGCAATTTATCAATGGATCGAATTGTTTTGAGATTGTCTGTAGAACAATGAATTTTTGTGATTTTGTCCGTGGAAATTTTTGTCTGCAGCACATTCATTTCTTGTCGGTAGGACACAGATGAGTGTTGTGCAGACCAAGTTTTTTCCAACACTGTTTTGCAGACCAAGGCACATTATATAAGTGTCCTGTAGACCAATTCCCAAATTCTTTACTGGATATTGGTCTCGATTTCCATGTACAGTTGACATGCACAAAATTGAGAGCACTgggttttcatttttttttaaaaaaagtttgaacCCAGCCACTGGTGTAGTTGTTCCTTCTGAGCCGGTTGGATCTAGATATTTCAATtggattttttaaaagaaaaacatcCAGGACATGGAATTATGGACGTGTGTTAACGTCTGCACGAATCTCGTGTAAAACTCTCTGTAGGTGGCATTAAGTTTAGCTTCCTCATCACTATTCGCTATGATCTTCATTGTGAATGAAGTACATTATGCAAGCACATTTGGCTCTGTAGGTTACTTGCTACTGCTACATATGTGCCACTTATACAAGATGTTCTGATACCTCTGTCCAATTTAATTTCAGAGTATTGGTGGACATACATGAGAGCTGATGCTGAAGGGCTTCATGAGATCCAAAGGCTATCTGGAGCTGGGAAATTGCAGATACCTGTGGAGAAGACTTTTCCCATCAACCAAGTAAGAGAAGCTCATATGGCCAAGGAGAAAAAGTTGGTTCATGGCAAGGTGGTTCTTGAATTCGACTAATGGTAGTAAGATTTTCCCGTCAGGAACTGAAGAGCTGTGCGTTTGTAAATCATGATAGTGACTccttttttttggggggaaaATCTGGATAGCTCTGATGCCGTCAGGAAAATTTCTTTT
This window encodes:
- the LOC101781235 gene encoding transcription factor VOZ1 isoform X2 produces the protein MGKGPSSRAASRHQQFRARAKTRVDDLQEMFSGLQSARKDSRPADAAVLEAQLQQMLREWRSELSAPSPASSLQDNTREVSDPPSETLRLLQLATAEEEDDATSKLVEQQQQRQQQQPPPPPPPPPPPANQNQGHALGCQDMKPEPREESVDVAVAQPQLLGQGVLPNGAPAAAAVFHDQELTVEDFLYDDDYKINLSGSNPDVLNNLEGIGQLEYPQFNFPQELPPNVYLDMSNCGQSTGDVFLHMSDLLTTMTPAPSAFLRPKCALWDCPRPAIGSERWHDYCSMYHADLAVKEEGPPGTMPVIRPRGIDLKDGPLFAALSAKIQGKHVGIPICEGAATSKSPWNAPELFDLYIFEGESIREWLFFDKPRRAFDSGNRKQRSLPDYNGRGWHESRKQVMKDFGGLKRSYYMDPQPSNTYEWHLFEYEINDCDAFALYRLEFKSSDAKKSAKSKIACNPLNEIQQQMVRLSADSPVDIKRTARGRTKANPIDVNSNIYSVPSTTVHANIPNAYQPVSQVDQMTYLNGSVVYGPHLPYGYSTERSDFYWNSNDGT
- the LOC101782030 gene encoding reticulon-4-interacting protein 1, mitochondrial-like (The RefSeq protein has 1 substitution compared to this genomic sequence), encoding MWWRAVRARRRIAGARPASTAAAAAEKSCRAVVVPRFGGPEVLEVRQGVPVPDLKPREVLVRTRAVSINPLDLRMRSGYGRSIFEPLLPLIIGRDIIGEVAATGTYASSFSIGQEVFGALHPTALRGTYADYAILSLDELTPKPSTLSHVEASAIPFAALTAWRALHGTARISEGQRVLVIGGGGAVGLAAVQLAVAAGCGVSATCGSQSIERVMGAGAEQAIDYTAEETEAAVKGKFDAVLDTIGVPETERIGINVLRRGGHYMTLQGEAAALADRYGLAVGLPVATAALLKKQMQYRSSHGVEYWWTYMRADAEGLHEIQRLSGAGKLQIPVEKTFPINQVREAHMAKEKKLVHGKVVLEFD
- the LOC101781235 gene encoding transcription factor VOZ1 isoform X1 yields the protein MGKGPSSRAASRHQQFRARAKTRVDDLQEMFSGLQSARKDSRPADAAVLEAQLQQMLREWRSELSAPSPASSLQDNTREVSDPPSETLRLLQLATAEEEDDATSKLVEQQQQRQQQQPPPPPPPPPPPANQNQGHALGCQDMKPEPREESVDVAVAQPQLLGQGVLPNGAPAAAAVFHDQMYYVNQELTVEDFLYDDDYKINLSGSNPDVLNNLEGIGQLEYPQFNFPQELPPNVYLDMSNCGQSTGDVFLHMSDLLTTMTPAPSAFLRPKCALWDCPRPAIGSERWHDYCSMYHADLAVKEEGPPGTMPVIRPRGIDLKDGPLFAALSAKIQGKHVGIPICEGAATSKSPWNAPELFDLYIFEGESIREWLFFDKPRRAFDSGNRKQRSLPDYNGRGWHESRKQVMKDFGGLKRSYYMDPQPSNTYEWHLFEYEINDCDAFALYRLEFKSSDAKKSAKSKIACNPLNEIQQQMVRLSADSPVDIKRTARGRTKANPIDVNSNIYSVPSTTVHANIPNAYQPVSQVDQMTYLNGSVVYGPHLPYGYSTERSDFYWNSNDGT